Proteins found in one Polyangiaceae bacterium genomic segment:
- a CDS encoding S8 family serine peptidase has translation MRRALVALPFIVACSSAPQPDSSRASQPLSTPSAIAEVYVELSGPGAIAALPATLVPTSAAAAVQVQRRISELGTQRQRLQPKLDALGAQVVADIRRLANIVQVRIPEAHLAQLSRLSEVVRVERVPIVERSLASAVPAIGATEVWARAVPLTGNGITIGIVDSGIDYTHADFGGAGTSQAYQANDPAVVESGSFPTAKVVGGTDFVGDDYNPSGQGQGAAPKPDGDPLDCLKPQSMQVSGGHGTHVAGIAAGMGVLQDGKTFSGSYSQSFDPASFRVAPGVAPQAKLYALKIFGCEGGTTQLAAALERAVDPNKDGNLDDRLDVVNASLGTAYAVGVGAGAVLVKNLTKAGSLLVVAAGNEGQSFWAAGTPAVHPEALSVAASVDAQLVALQVASPASIAGKYPAAEGGFTTRLIDSGTVSGPLVASEPANGCSNFSNASAINGKVALIQRGQCTFSQKFNNAVKAGAIAGVIVDSEDDALPFAMNGGDPGSVSIPGVMINKADGTKILAELAKGVTVTLDPAVKYEGIGAEFIAGFSSRGPSAIDGILKPEIAAPGVSIDSARVGSGSQPRRSQGTSMASPMVAGAAALMRQAQPTWSPAEVKAALMNTAARVSDTSGAPYPPSVSGAGRVAIDKAVDSTLTVMSDEATASVAVSFGALLSDEKISRERSVTVKNHGAASADVTLEVDALRSLPGVQVQVEPAQLSLGPGESKSATLTLSLDPEALGVPGVGPGTPDTQFENPRHYLVEADGWLKVASASETVSVPYQGVVRAEAKRKALALSQCAEQSPGVIRVPIGGTSAHPKPVVTAFELGAESPRMPTSDLSPTQAMLDILAVGAASNLKTAETFDDATAYIAVAVAGEWTTPARGAVSLLSVAIDADLDGQSDYVVRAEPLTAEGPYADVLAATTYRLSDSQPLGKRFLNIVDVNTAATEPYYNSVMILPTYLKDLGLTSTNTRFAYAVVSQQLDLGLQPDQTPWVEFDAAAPLLDTAMGDEGRPLFLGDEVLVGVSDAARQAETPPSLLLLHHNNVEGQRFEIVKLDDALTGTGDLVVKSVTPESLTEGQVGVWKFQVFNEGTARVEDVVVTGSAKGAKLSSQAASQGDCTLANDELTCQIGPLDPASGAEVHVALTPSTSSPVTLKVESPAAKPCEANLDDNVLQETVDVGSGPNAAAGLSAHGGCTCSVGAQTSPRYPWALLASALALLLRRRRRG, from the coding sequence ATGCGCCGAGCTCTTGTCGCCCTTCCGTTCATCGTTGCGTGTAGCAGTGCCCCGCAACCGGACTCGTCTCGAGCCAGTCAACCGCTCAGCACGCCATCCGCGATAGCAGAAGTATACGTCGAGCTTTCCGGTCCGGGCGCCATCGCGGCGCTACCCGCTACGCTGGTCCCGACCTCTGCCGCAGCCGCCGTGCAGGTACAGCGTCGAATCAGCGAACTGGGCACACAACGGCAAAGGCTGCAGCCGAAGCTCGATGCCCTGGGCGCACAGGTGGTGGCCGACATCCGCCGCTTGGCGAACATCGTGCAAGTGCGCATTCCCGAGGCCCACCTTGCGCAACTGTCCCGGCTTTCGGAAGTGGTGCGAGTGGAGCGCGTTCCCATCGTCGAACGAAGCCTCGCCTCGGCCGTTCCCGCCATCGGCGCGACGGAGGTGTGGGCGCGCGCGGTGCCGCTGACCGGGAATGGCATCACGATCGGCATCGTGGATTCCGGCATCGACTACACCCACGCCGACTTCGGAGGTGCCGGCACCAGCCAGGCCTACCAGGCCAACGATCCGGCGGTCGTCGAGAGCGGCAGCTTCCCAACGGCGAAAGTCGTCGGCGGTACCGACTTCGTTGGCGACGACTACAACCCGAGTGGGCAGGGACAAGGCGCAGCGCCCAAACCCGATGGCGATCCCTTGGATTGCCTCAAGCCACAGAGCATGCAGGTATCCGGCGGCCATGGCACTCACGTAGCGGGTATCGCCGCAGGCATGGGCGTGCTGCAGGACGGCAAGACCTTCTCAGGCTCTTACTCGCAGAGCTTCGATCCCGCATCCTTCCGCGTGGCGCCGGGAGTCGCGCCCCAGGCGAAGCTCTATGCCTTGAAGATCTTCGGCTGCGAGGGCGGCACGACGCAGCTGGCGGCGGCCTTGGAACGCGCCGTGGATCCGAACAAGGACGGCAACCTCGACGACCGCCTCGACGTGGTGAACGCTTCCTTGGGCACCGCGTACGCCGTGGGCGTGGGCGCGGGGGCGGTGCTGGTGAAGAACCTGACCAAGGCGGGCAGCTTGTTGGTCGTCGCCGCGGGCAACGAGGGCCAGAGCTTCTGGGCCGCGGGCACGCCAGCGGTGCATCCCGAAGCCCTGAGCGTCGCCGCCAGCGTGGACGCGCAGTTGGTCGCACTGCAGGTTGCGAGTCCGGCCAGCATCGCAGGCAAGTACCCGGCGGCCGAGGGCGGCTTCACCACGCGCCTGATCGACAGCGGCACCGTCAGCGGCCCCCTGGTGGCTTCGGAGCCTGCGAACGGTTGTTCGAACTTCAGCAACGCGAGTGCGATCAACGGAAAGGTTGCGCTGATCCAACGGGGCCAGTGCACCTTCAGCCAGAAGTTCAACAACGCGGTCAAGGCGGGGGCCATCGCCGGCGTCATCGTCGACAGCGAGGACGATGCCCTGCCCTTCGCCATGAACGGCGGCGATCCGGGCAGCGTGTCGATTCCCGGCGTGATGATCAACAAAGCGGACGGCACGAAGATCCTGGCAGAGCTGGCGAAAGGTGTGACCGTCACCCTCGACCCGGCAGTCAAGTACGAAGGGATCGGCGCCGAGTTCATCGCGGGCTTTTCGTCGCGAGGTCCGAGCGCCATCGACGGTATCCTCAAGCCGGAAATCGCCGCGCCGGGCGTGAGCATCGATTCTGCGCGCGTCGGCTCGGGCTCGCAGCCGCGGCGCTCTCAGGGCACGAGCATGGCGTCCCCCATGGTGGCAGGCGCCGCCGCGCTGATGCGCCAAGCGCAGCCGACCTGGTCCCCAGCCGAGGTCAAGGCGGCACTGATGAACACGGCGGCGCGCGTGTCCGATACCAGTGGGGCGCCCTACCCGCCCAGTGTTTCCGGCGCTGGCCGCGTGGCGATCGACAAGGCCGTCGACAGCACGCTGACCGTGATGTCCGACGAAGCGACGGCCAGCGTGGCCGTGTCCTTCGGTGCGCTCTTGAGCGACGAGAAGATTTCACGCGAGCGCAGCGTGACCGTGAAGAACCACGGCGCTGCCAGCGCCGACGTGACGCTGGAGGTCGACGCCCTGCGATCCCTGCCGGGCGTGCAAGTCCAGGTGGAGCCCGCCCAGCTCTCGCTCGGACCCGGTGAGTCGAAGAGCGCCACCCTGACCTTGTCCCTCGACCCCGAAGCCTTGGGCGTTCCCGGCGTAGGCCCGGGCACGCCGGACACCCAGTTCGAGAATCCGCGACACTACTTGGTCGAGGCCGATGGTTGGCTGAAGGTGGCCTCGGCCAGTGAGACCGTCAGCGTTCCCTACCAAGGCGTGGTGCGGGCCGAGGCCAAGCGCAAAGCCCTCGCGCTGTCCCAGTGCGCAGAGCAGAGCCCCGGCGTGATCCGGGTGCCCATCGGCGGCACCAGCGCACACCCGAAGCCGGTGGTCACGGCCTTCGAGCTCGGCGCCGAAAGCCCGCGCATGCCGACCAGCGACCTGAGTCCGACCCAGGCGATGCTGGACATCTTGGCGGTGGGCGCGGCCTCGAACCTGAAGACCGCCGAGACCTTCGATGACGCCACGGCCTACATCGCCGTCGCCGTGGCCGGCGAGTGGACGACCCCCGCTCGCGGAGCCGTGTCACTGCTGTCCGTCGCCATCGATGCAGATCTCGATGGCCAGTCCGACTATGTAGTGCGGGCGGAACCGTTGACGGCTGAGGGCCCCTACGCCGACGTCCTGGCCGCCACCACCTATCGCCTCAGCGATTCGCAGCCTTTGGGCAAGCGCTTCCTCAACATCGTGGACGTGAACACGGCCGCCACCGAGCCCTACTACAACAGCGTGATGATCCTGCCGACTTACCTCAAGGATCTGGGGCTCACTTCGACCAACACGCGCTTCGCCTACGCCGTCGTCAGCCAGCAGCTCGACCTGGGGCTGCAGCCCGATCAGACTCCCTGGGTCGAGTTCGACGCCGCTGCGCCCCTGCTCGACACCGCGATGGGCGACGAGGGCCGACCTCTATTCCTGGGTGACGAAGTCCTCGTCGGCGTGAGCGACGCAGCACGCCAGGCCGAGACACCGCCGAGTCTCTTGCTGCTGCATCACAACAACGTGGAGGGACAGCGCTTCGAGATTGTGAAGCTGGACGACGCTCTGACTGGCACGGGGGATCTGGTGGTCAAGTCGGTGACGCCCGAGTCCTTGACCGAGGGTCAGGTCGGCGTCTGGAAGTTCCAAGTGTTCAACGAAGGCACCGCGCGGGTCGAGGACGTGGTGGTCACCGGCAGCGCCAAGGGCGCAAAGCTGTCGTCTCAGGCCGCCTCACAAGGCGACTGCACCTTGGCCAATGACGAACTGACCTGTCAGATCGGCCCGCTGGATCCGGCAAGCGGCGCGGAGGTGCACGTGGCCCTCACGCCTTCCACTTCCTCCCCGGTAACGCTGAAGGTGGAAAGCCCTGCAGCGAAGCCTTGTGAGGCCAATCTCGACGACAACGTGCTTCAAGAGACGGTCGACGTCGGCTCGGGTCCGAATGCGGCGGCAGGGCTTTCTGCCCATGGTGGCTGCACTTGCAGCGTTGGAGCGCAGACTTCCCCACGGTACCCTTGGGCGCTGCTCGCTTCGGCGCTGGCGCTACTCCTACGGCGACGCCGGCGAGGCTAG
- a CDS encoding endonuclease/exonuclease/phosphatase family protein — protein sequence MRLNIATWNIHKGIGGIDRRYRLQRIVDVLAPLHADIALLQEVAEAMPRAGNDTQLHLLSQALAMPHIAYSPQHRFSVGGYGNAVLSRWPLSNVVELDLTIGTRKKRGALQTRARVRWGRRTRSIVITNLHLGLAGSERGAQLDRFLASQPYRGLHARTPVILGGDLNDLWGTLGPKYLLPHGFARAGPLAPTFPAWLPVRPLDGLFMRGDLDVVDAGPLKSELTRRASDHLPLLATVKLQKK from the coding sequence GTGCGCCTGAACATCGCGACCTGGAACATCCACAAGGGGATCGGCGGCATCGACCGCCGCTACCGCTTGCAGCGCATCGTGGACGTGCTCGCTCCCCTCCACGCCGACATCGCTCTGCTGCAAGAAGTGGCCGAGGCCATGCCGCGCGCGGGCAACGACACGCAGTTGCACTTGCTATCGCAGGCCTTGGCCATGCCACACATCGCCTACAGCCCACAGCATCGGTTCAGCGTGGGTGGCTATGGCAACGCGGTTCTCAGCCGCTGGCCACTATCGAACGTCGTAGAGTTGGATCTCACCATCGGCACCCGCAAGAAGCGAGGCGCACTGCAGACTCGCGCTCGGGTGCGCTGGGGGCGGCGCACGCGCAGCATCGTCATCACCAACTTGCACTTGGGCCTGGCAGGGTCCGAGCGAGGCGCGCAGCTGGACCGCTTCTTGGCCTCCCAGCCCTATCGTGGGTTGCATGCGCGCACGCCGGTGATTCTGGGCGGTGACCTCAACGATCTGTGGGGAACTCTCGGCCCCAAGTACCTGCTTCCGCATGGCTTTGCGCGAGCGGGGCCCCTGGCGCCCACCTTTCCCGCCTGGCTGCCCGTGCGCCCCCTGGACGGCTTGTTCATGCGCGGCGACCTCGACGTCGTGGATGCGGGGCCGCTGAAGTCCGAGTTGACGCGCCGCGCCTCGGACCACCTGCCGCTCCTCGCCACTGTGAAGCTGCAGAAAAAGTGA
- a CDS encoding protein kinase, whose translation MSEAPPPDLTGRVVLDRYRVERMIGQGGMGTVWAGRHVSLGHLVAIKFIHEKLSSSPDAVRRFDIEAKAAARIKTRHAAQVYDHGVTEDGRPFIAMEYLEGESLEQRLRQRGALGIDEVKRIVAQAALALEAAHTAHVVHRDLKPDNIFLAKDPEEPTWGYVVKLVDFGIAKIVQDDASVGAPATQAGTVLGTPHYMSPEALTASAPVSTASDIWSLGACAFAALTGRPPFEGDAIGDVVLKVCASPLPVPSRVHPGLPHAFDAWFARCCARDPAKRFASVREQAEALERLEVWADALKATEAFELKRAEVDLDKEIARATGGGSRGLAVGLGIAALGILGVGLYAAKVAREANQAVQQTAESAAAVVDRDNEKKLREADEAFWGAKDAGPDATAPKPKTPRRKP comes from the coding sequence ATGAGCGAAGCGCCGCCCCCGGACCTCACGGGCCGAGTCGTACTCGACCGCTACCGCGTCGAACGCATGATCGGCCAGGGCGGGATGGGTACGGTGTGGGCGGGGCGTCACGTGAGCCTCGGTCACCTGGTGGCCATCAAGTTCATTCACGAGAAGCTCTCTTCCAGCCCCGACGCCGTGCGCCGCTTCGACATCGAGGCAAAGGCCGCCGCGCGCATCAAGACTCGTCATGCTGCCCAGGTGTACGACCACGGCGTCACCGAGGATGGCCGTCCCTTCATCGCCATGGAGTACCTCGAGGGAGAGTCTCTCGAGCAGCGTTTGCGTCAGCGGGGTGCCCTCGGCATCGACGAGGTCAAGCGTATCGTGGCGCAGGCCGCCCTCGCGCTGGAGGCGGCGCACACCGCGCACGTAGTGCACCGCGATCTCAAGCCCGACAACATCTTCTTGGCGAAGGACCCCGAAGAGCCCACTTGGGGCTACGTGGTCAAGCTGGTCGACTTCGGCATTGCCAAGATCGTTCAAGACGATGCGTCCGTGGGGGCGCCGGCGACCCAAGCCGGAACGGTACTCGGCACCCCGCACTACATGAGTCCCGAGGCACTCACCGCGTCGGCTCCGGTCAGTACCGCGAGCGACATCTGGTCCCTCGGCGCTTGCGCGTTTGCAGCCCTCACGGGTCGTCCTCCCTTCGAAGGCGACGCCATCGGTGACGTGGTGTTGAAGGTCTGCGCGTCGCCGCTGCCGGTGCCGTCGCGCGTGCATCCCGGGCTGCCCCACGCCTTCGACGCGTGGTTCGCGCGCTGCTGTGCTCGTGATCCCGCCAAGCGCTTTGCCTCCGTGCGTGAGCAAGCCGAGGCCCTCGAGCGGCTGGAAGTGTGGGCCGACGCATTGAAGGCCACCGAGGCTTTCGAGCTCAAGCGAGCCGAGGTCGACCTGGACAAGGAGATCGCGCGCGCTACCGGTGGCGGCTCTCGCGGGCTGGCCGTCGGTCTCGGCATCGCCGCCTTGGGCATTCTCGGCGTGGGACTCTACGCGGCGAAAGTCGCGCGTGAAGCCAACCAAGCCGTGCAGCAGACCGCCGAGAGCGCCGCGGCGGTCGTCGATCGCGACAACGAGAAGAAACTCCGCGAAGCGGACGAAGCGTTTTGGGGAGCGAAGGACGCGGGCCCGGACGCCACGGCGCCCAAACCCAAGACGCCGCGCCGCAAGCCCTAG
- a CDS encoding CAP domain-containing protein, which produces MPCATDNDMQCPFGRCVGGRCGGCRSNEDCKPGSGCYSTPLGPSCMPTGQPGPSTPPVATTPPATTSPPATTPPPTTPPPASATYAQERAQCVNGINQYRASKGLPALSPRSDFESCADGSAASDSASQTPHGAFGKCQEAAQNECPGWQGTLGQVIDGCTKAMFAEGPGDGPAHGHYRNMMDPGYRSVACGIHVGADGKAWVVHNFYR; this is translated from the coding sequence ATGCCCTGTGCGACCGACAACGACATGCAGTGCCCGTTTGGCCGCTGTGTCGGGGGCCGCTGCGGCGGATGCCGTTCGAACGAGGACTGCAAACCCGGGTCCGGCTGCTACTCGACCCCCCTGGGCCCGTCGTGCATGCCCACGGGGCAGCCTGGCCCGTCCACTCCCCCGGTCGCAACCACCCCACCGGCAACCACCTCGCCCCCCGCAACGACACCACCGCCGACGACTCCCCCTCCGGCCAGCGCGACCTACGCTCAAGAGCGCGCGCAGTGTGTCAACGGAATCAATCAATACCGCGCGTCGAAAGGCCTACCGGCTCTCTCGCCACGGAGTGATTTTGAGAGCTGCGCCGACGGCTCTGCGGCGAGCGACTCTGCGTCACAGACCCCGCACGGTGCGTTTGGCAAGTGCCAGGAGGCCGCGCAGAACGAATGTCCTGGCTGGCAGGGCACTCTGGGGCAAGTGATCGATGGATGCACCAAGGCGATGTTCGCCGAAGGCCCCGGCGACGGCCCGGCGCATGGGCACTACCGCAACATGATGGACCCAGGGTACCGCAGCGTGGCGTGCGGTATTCACGTGGGTGCCGACGGCAAGGCGTGGGTCGTCCACAACTTCTACCGCTGA
- the frr gene encoding ribosome recycling factor, with the protein MIDEVLGELSTAADKAKDALKRELGKLRTGRAHAGMLDSIRVDYYGQMTPIGQMASVGVPEPRLLTVKAWDKSAVTLIEKALRESDLGLNPQVDGELIRVPVPALSEERRKDLVKIAKKGGEECKIAIRKARHDCLDMLNEMKQSGDASEDEVERAKKKAEEIVGQAGQDVDQIIAAKEKDILVV; encoded by the coding sequence ATGATCGACGAGGTGTTGGGCGAGCTGTCCACCGCTGCAGACAAGGCGAAAGACGCCCTCAAGCGTGAGCTGGGGAAGCTTCGGACGGGTCGCGCCCATGCGGGAATGCTCGACTCGATTCGCGTGGACTACTACGGCCAGATGACCCCCATCGGGCAGATGGCATCCGTCGGCGTTCCAGAGCCTCGCTTGCTGACCGTGAAGGCCTGGGACAAGTCGGCGGTCACGCTGATCGAAAAGGCCCTTCGGGAGAGCGACCTCGGCCTCAATCCGCAAGTCGATGGCGAATTGATCCGTGTTCCCGTGCCCGCACTCAGCGAGGAGCGCCGCAAGGATTTGGTGAAGATCGCCAAGAAGGGCGGCGAGGAGTGCAAGATTGCCATCCGCAAGGCCCGCCACGACTGCCTCGACATGCTGAACGAAATGAAGCAGAGCGGCGACGCGAGCGAGGACGAGGTCGAGCGCGCCAAGAAGAAGGCGGAAGAAATCGTCGGCCAGGCTGGGCAGGACGTGGACCAGATCATTGCCGCAAAAGAGAAGGACATTTTGGTGGTTTGA
- a CDS encoding Stp1/IreP family PP2C-type Ser/Thr phosphatase: protein MAKLRAVAAGISDVGLQRDHNEDSFAILKDHELYVVADGMGGHRAGDVASRLATDAMVDFFRATAADDVTWPFHFDARLSEEENRLLTGIRIANRQIIERSLRSRECHGMGTTIVGALFAPDKRTMFIGHVGDSRAYRIRDGAISQLTRDHSLVNDYLLAMPELSEEQRSELPKNVITRALGMQDHVTVDLQSDGAEEGDLYVLCSDGLSGMLEDDELLHVVGGAEDLEKACERLVAMANEHGGEDNITAVVIRIEPCPPTADVEFREATTEPAEAFRPVTPRKSGK, encoded by the coding sequence ATGGCAAAATTGCGTGCAGTCGCGGCTGGCATCAGTGATGTAGGTCTGCAGCGCGACCACAACGAAGACAGCTTCGCTATCCTCAAGGATCACGAGCTGTACGTAGTGGCTGACGGCATGGGGGGTCACCGCGCCGGCGATGTCGCGTCGCGACTGGCGACGGATGCAATGGTGGACTTCTTTCGCGCCACTGCGGCCGATGACGTCACCTGGCCATTTCACTTCGATGCACGTTTGAGCGAAGAAGAGAACCGTCTGCTCACGGGCATACGCATCGCCAATCGCCAGATCATCGAACGCAGTTTGCGCTCCCGCGAGTGTCACGGGATGGGCACCACCATCGTCGGTGCACTGTTCGCGCCGGACAAGCGCACGATGTTCATCGGCCACGTCGGCGACAGCCGGGCCTACCGCATTCGTGACGGCGCCATCAGTCAGCTGACCCGCGATCACTCGCTGGTAAACGACTATCTGTTGGCAATGCCGGAGCTGTCCGAAGAGCAACGCAGCGAACTACCAAAGAACGTGATCACTCGTGCGCTCGGCATGCAGGATCACGTAACCGTGGATCTGCAAAGCGACGGTGCCGAGGAAGGGGATTTGTACGTGCTTTGCTCCGACGGTCTCTCCGGAATGCTGGAAGACGACGAGCTTTTGCACGTGGTTGGCGGGGCGGAAGACCTCGAAAAGGCATGCGAACGGCTGGTGGCGATGGCCAACGAGCACGGGGGCGAGGACAACATCACCGCCGTCGTCATTCGCATCGAGCCCTGTCCGCCAACGGCAGACGTAGAGTTCCGCGAGGCGACGACGGAACCCGCCGAAGCGTTTCGCCCAGTGACGCCGAGGAAGTCGGGCAAGTAG
- a CDS encoding cystathionine gamma-synthase: MAHSRSIDTLAIHAGQEPDPVHAAVMQPVVLSSTFAQKEPGKPLRYEYSRSGNPTREALEACLAALEGGTHGFAFGSGSAATLTLLHTLSPGDHVVCGDDVYGGTFRLFDKVMRPMGIDTTFVDMRDVGNVAEAVKPSTRLIWLETPTNPMLKVFDIRRVAKVATDAGLPLVVDNTFASPVLQQPLSLGATVVMHSTTKYINGHSDVVGGALVTSDEALADKIRFHQNAIGAVPSPMDCYLVLRGIKTLPVRMRRHVQSAQDLAQRLERASGVRRVHYPGLESHPDHAIARRQMAGPGGMISVELEGGESEARAFLSALRIFTLAESLGGVESLAEHPAIMTHASIPREVREQTGITDSLVRLSVGLEDVEDLWRDLEGGLAAAR; this comes from the coding sequence ATGGCGCATTCACGATCGATCGACACCCTTGCCATTCACGCGGGCCAAGAGCCCGACCCCGTTCATGCGGCGGTGATGCAGCCCGTCGTGCTGTCCAGCACCTTCGCGCAAAAGGAACCTGGCAAACCCCTGCGCTACGAGTATTCGCGCAGCGGCAATCCGACGCGCGAAGCGCTTGAAGCATGCCTCGCGGCGCTCGAGGGCGGCACACACGGGTTCGCCTTCGGCAGTGGCAGCGCCGCAACCCTGACCCTGCTGCACACCCTGAGTCCGGGAGATCACGTCGTCTGTGGCGACGATGTGTACGGCGGCACCTTTCGCTTGTTCGACAAGGTGATGCGTCCGATGGGCATCGACACGACCTTCGTCGACATGCGCGACGTCGGCAACGTGGCGGAGGCCGTGAAGCCCTCCACGCGCCTGATCTGGCTGGAAACGCCCACCAATCCGATGCTGAAGGTGTTCGACATCCGCCGGGTGGCGAAGGTGGCCACGGACGCAGGACTGCCCTTGGTGGTCGACAACACGTTTGCGTCGCCGGTGTTGCAGCAGCCGCTGAGCTTGGGCGCGACCGTGGTGATGCACTCCACGACGAAGTACATCAACGGCCACTCCGACGTGGTCGGCGGCGCGCTGGTCACCAGCGACGAAGCGCTGGCGGACAAGATCCGTTTCCACCAGAACGCCATCGGCGCCGTTCCGAGCCCAATGGATTGCTACCTGGTGCTCCGCGGCATCAAGACCCTTCCTGTCCGCATGCGGCGCCACGTGCAGAGTGCTCAGGACCTGGCGCAGCGCCTGGAGCGGGCGTCGGGAGTGCGTCGCGTGCACTACCCTGGCCTCGAAAGCCATCCTGACCACGCCATCGCCCGGCGACAGATGGCCGGACCAGGAGGGATGATCAGCGTGGAGCTGGAGGGCGGAGAGTCCGAGGCCCGGGCTTTCCTCAGTGCCCTACGCATCTTCACCCTGGCGGAGAGCCTGGGCGGCGTGGAATCCCTGGCGGAGCACCCAGCGATCATGACCCACGCCTCCATTCCCCGCGAAGTGCGAGAGCAGACGGGAATCACCGACAGCCTCGTCCGCCTGAGCGTCGGCCTGGAGGACGTCGAGGACCTGTGGCGAGATCTCGAGGGCGGGCTGGCGGCGGCCCGCTGA
- a CDS encoding histone deacetylase, with product MPMSTLAVADDPLFVLHHSDGPHPERPERLEAARSGLSRALEHGLSRVDLLVQDASEAQLARVHREDYLLRLGQRAGKWGHLDPDTFHSPDSVAAARRAAGAGIALVDALLDSEVDGGLALVRPPGHHARPQAAMGFCLLNNIAVAAQYARDRGLGRVAVVDFDVHHGNGTQEIFYEDPSVLFVSLHQFPFYPGTGAAEEIGRGDGTGATVNIPLSAGAGDAVYRAAFDRIVSPVIEQFAPELLLVSAGFDAHARDPLAAMQLTEDSYRHMLQALRRVLPAGTQRRIGVLLEGGYDLRALTESVAAMVDGLVGELEDRDPEDEGRRLSAAQEADLERSMRVIRPHFSL from the coding sequence ATGCCCATGAGCACCCTCGCCGTCGCCGATGATCCCCTGTTTGTCCTCCACCACAGCGACGGCCCGCACCCAGAACGCCCAGAACGGCTGGAAGCCGCCCGTTCCGGGCTCTCGCGGGCGCTGGAGCACGGCCTGAGCCGGGTCGACCTCCTCGTCCAAGATGCAAGTGAAGCGCAGCTCGCGCGCGTCCACCGAGAGGACTACCTACTGCGTCTCGGCCAGCGGGCCGGCAAATGGGGGCATCTCGACCCAGACACGTTTCACAGTCCGGACTCGGTCGCGGCAGCGCGGCGCGCGGCAGGGGCGGGCATCGCCCTGGTGGACGCCTTGCTCGACAGCGAAGTGGACGGCGGGCTAGCGCTGGTGCGTCCTCCCGGGCACCACGCTCGCCCCCAAGCCGCCATGGGCTTTTGCCTGCTGAACAACATCGCAGTCGCCGCCCAGTACGCCCGAGACCGTGGGCTGGGCCGAGTGGCCGTCGTGGATTTCGATGTGCATCATGGCAACGGCACCCAAGAGATCTTCTACGAGGATCCGAGCGTGCTCTTCGTGTCGTTGCACCAGTTTCCCTTCTACCCGGGAACCGGTGCGGCCGAGGAAATCGGCCGCGGCGACGGCACCGGCGCGACGGTCAACATCCCGCTCTCGGCCGGCGCTGGGGACGCCGTCTATCGCGCGGCTTTCGACCGAATCGTCTCCCCCGTCATCGAGCAATTCGCGCCCGAGCTCTTGCTGGTGAGCGCTGGCTTCGATGCCCATGCCCGCGATCCCCTGGCCGCCATGCAGCTCACCGAGGATTCCTATCGCCACATGCTTCAGGCGTTGCGGCGCGTGCTGCCCGCGGGAACGCAGCGGCGAATCGGAGTGCTGCTCGAGGGTGGCTACGACCTTCGAGCGCTGACGGAGAGCGTCGCCGCGATGGTGGACGGCCTGGTGGGCGAGCTGGAAGACCGCGACCCCGAGGACGAAGGACGCCGTCTGTCCGCGGCCCAGGAGGCGGACCTCGAGCGGAGCATGCGGGTGATTCGGCCCCATTTCTCTTTGTAG